In Candidatus Contubernalis alkalaceticus, the following proteins share a genomic window:
- a CDS encoding HepT-like ribonuclease domain-containing protein, with protein MASFRNILVHDYVKINRSMVYRIIIDDLFRADPLPLGRCTHVIKMIEFS; from the coding sequence ATGGCCTCTTTTCGAAATATATTGGTACATGACTATGTAAAAATAAATCGGTCAATGGTGTATCGCATTATTATAGATGACCTCTTCCGAGCAGATCCCCTTCCTTTGGGACGTTGTACTCACGTTATAAAAATGATAGAATTTAGTTAG
- the flgK gene encoding flagellar hook-associated protein FlgK yields MSTFFGLNIARSGMQAQQKALEVTSHNIANANTPGYSRQVARMVPNAPISYPEGNGMLGSGVLVNEIARVRDGFLDMQIRKELQTLGQWESRRHVLNQVEQIFMEPTDTGFSTVLGKFFDSWQELSLNPESSPVRATLVQNSSTMINTVKHINEQLKTVRSDIDFNIDLKVKEVNTLGEQIKDLNLQIIRLVAINEMPSDLMDRRDLLMDRLAEIIEFNAIETERGSVNIYIGGRELVNEGVSFKLKTESGGSNGDWPLASKVVWERDGREVNMNNGEIAGLIETRDVYLRSYMEDFEALVWGIINIVNDMHVGGMDLNGDKGLSFFNGEYLEDLQVNQDIMRDLKLVAASTAVDVFEGEDVEANPGDGSNALAIAKLRYSRIETTPDPSDPNNLKVRIKLDPIGGSTFENFYRDSIARLGVDAQESQHMAENQVALLDMMNRRRDSISGVSLDEELSNMIQFQLAYQASARLITTLNEIYDTIINRM; encoded by the coding sequence ATGTCTACGTTTTTTGGATTAAATATAGCTCGTTCAGGGATGCAGGCCCAGCAGAAAGCCCTGGAAGTTACGTCTCACAATATTGCCAATGCCAATACTCCCGGATACAGCCGTCAGGTAGCTCGTATGGTTCCTAACGCACCTATATCTTATCCAGAAGGAAATGGGATGTTGGGGAGCGGGGTCTTAGTTAATGAAATAGCCCGGGTTAGGGATGGATTTTTGGACATGCAGATCCGTAAAGAGCTGCAGACATTGGGTCAATGGGAAAGTCGCCGCCACGTTTTAAATCAGGTTGAACAAATTTTTATGGAGCCTACCGATACGGGTTTCAGCACAGTCTTGGGCAAGTTTTTTGACAGCTGGCAGGAGTTGAGCCTAAACCCGGAAAGCTCTCCTGTCCGGGCTACCCTGGTGCAAAATTCCAGCACCATGATTAACACCGTAAAGCATATCAATGAGCAGCTTAAGACCGTTCGTTCTGATATAGATTTTAATATTGATTTGAAGGTGAAGGAAGTTAATACATTGGGGGAACAAATAAAAGATTTAAACCTGCAAATCATAAGGCTGGTAGCTATAAACGAGATGCCTTCAGATTTGATGGATCGTCGGGATCTGCTTATGGACCGTTTGGCAGAAATCATAGAGTTTAATGCCATAGAAACCGAGAGAGGGTCTGTGAACATTTATATTGGCGGCCGGGAACTGGTTAATGAAGGAGTTTCTTTCAAATTAAAAACCGAAAGCGGGGGCAGTAATGGTGATTGGCCCCTGGCTTCAAAAGTTGTCTGGGAACGAGACGGCCGGGAAGTAAATATGAACAATGGAGAAATAGCAGGCTTAATAGAAACCCGGGATGTATACTTAAGGTCATACATGGAAGATTTTGAAGCCCTGGTTTGGGGCATAATTAATATAGTAAATGATATGCATGTAGGCGGTATGGACTTAAATGGGGATAAAGGATTGTCATTTTTTAATGGGGAGTACCTGGAAGATTTACAGGTAAACCAGGACATAATGCGGGACTTAAAGCTTGTTGCAGCGTCAACTGCTGTTGATGTTTTCGAGGGTGAAGATGTTGAAGCTAATCCTGGGGACGGCAGCAATGCATTAGCCATTGCAAAGCTGCGTTACAGCCGTATAGAAACTACTCCCGACCCCAGTGATCCCAATAATTTAAAAGTGAGAATAAAATTAGACCCCATTGGAGGATCAACCTTTGAAAACTTTTACCGTGACAGTATAGCCCGCTTGGGGGTAGATGCCCAGGAAAGCCAGCACATGGCAGAAAATCAGGTGGCACTTTTAGATATGATGAACAGAAGAAGGGATTCCATTTCCGGAGTTTCTTTGGATGAAGAATTATCTAACATGATTCAATTTCAGCTGGCGTATCAGGCTTCAGCCCGGCTTATTACTACTCTTAATGAGATTTATGATACCATTATTAATAGAATGTAG
- the mntA gene encoding type VII toxin-antitoxin system MntA family adenylyltransferase antitoxin, translated as MKKLDMLAKLSRFIQEINREYPIEFAYLFGSFSTEKANKESDIDVAVMFQKKYENKREMLIKGNIIDMGMKYFKRKLDIVSLNNAAPLLRYEVVVRGIPVKESSKRAAFESLAVREYFDFRYYAEIYNEAMIQLIHKQI; from the coding sequence ATGAAGAAACTAGATATGTTGGCAAAACTTTCTAGATTTATTCAGGAAATAAATAGAGAATATCCCATTGAATTTGCTTATTTGTTTGGATCATTTTCTACAGAAAAAGCTAACAAAGAAAGTGATATTGATGTTGCTGTTATGTTTCAGAAAAAATATGAAAATAAAAGGGAAATGTTAATTAAAGGAAACATAATTGATATGGGGATGAAGTATTTTAAGAGAAAACTAGACATTGTCTCCCTTAACAATGCTGCACCATTGTTAAGATATGAGGTTGTAGTTAGAGGCATACCTGTAAAGGAAAGTAGTAAAAGAGCAGCTTTTGAATCTTTAGCTGTAAGAGAATATTTTGATTTTCGTTACTATGCAGAAATTTACAACGAAGCCATGATACAATTAATTCATAAACAAATTTAG
- a CDS encoding DUF86 domain-containing protein — protein sequence MAIKDILMTRLDKLMEYINFLEGIEKYTEEEYVRNPFIYGASERFLHLAIECAIDIGNHIVSDKRYRKPESNGDVFEVLYENYP from the coding sequence ATGGCAATCAAAGATATATTAATGACCAGATTAGATAAACTAATGGAATATATTAATTTTTTGGAGGGCATAGAAAAATATACTGAGGAAGAATATGTGAGGAACCCCTTCATCTATGGAGCTAGCGAGAGGTTTTTACATTTAGCAATTGAGTGTGCCATCGACATTGGCAATCATATTGTTTCTGATAAGAGATATAGAAAGCCTGAAAGCAATGGAGATGTGTTTGAGGTATTATATGAAAATTATCCCTAA
- a CDS encoding type II toxin-antitoxin system Phd/YefM family antitoxin, with protein sequence MHIKPSTTIRQDYNGFSKLCHQLDEPVLLTRNGEADLVVMSHEAFRRMEARIKLQSKLLVAEKQVAEGEQLI encoded by the coding sequence ATGCATATTAAGCCCTCTACAACTATTAGACAGGACTATAATGGGTTTTCAAAACTCTGCCACCAGCTTGACGAGCCGGTATTGCTTACGCGTAATGGGGAAGCAGACTTAGTTGTCATGAGTCATGAAGCTTTTCGACGCATGGAGGCTCGCATTAAATTGCAGTCTAAGTTACTAGTTGCAGAAAAGCAGGTTGCCGAAGGTGAACAATTGATTTAA
- the flgM gene encoding flagellar biosynthesis anti-sigma factor FlgM — MKINNLNSQIGKFLEKNNKVEPEKVKPAEKEHSASAVSKDSVNLSPQMEKLEEMMANYQGTEKEQVKVQQLKEKIARGEYDLDSKKLAAKMLAQDES; from the coding sequence ATGAAGATAAATAATTTGAATTCACAAATAGGAAAGTTTTTAGAAAAAAATAACAAGGTAGAACCGGAGAAGGTAAAACCAGCAGAGAAAGAGCATTCTGCATCGGCAGTGTCCAAGGACTCCGTTAACCTCTCCCCCCAGATGGAAAAGCTGGAAGAAATGATGGCTAATTACCAGGGGACAGAAAAGGAACAAGTAAAGGTTCAGCAGTTAAAGGAGAAAATAGCCAGAGGAGAGTATGATTTAGACAGCAAAAAACTGGCTGCAAAGATGCTCGCCCAAGATGAGAGCTAG
- a CDS encoding AbrB/MazE/SpoVT family DNA-binding domain-containing protein → MEIRKIFRSGNSQVVTIPSKILEELNLEEGDHVTLETKGKDKSLIIRPLQEKLSGGNEFFDQVEDFLDNYKEALDKLEK, encoded by the coding sequence TTGGAGATTAGAAAAATTTTTAGATCAGGAAACAGCCAGGTAGTCACTATTCCTAGCAAAATCCTGGAAGAACTAAACCTAGAAGAAGGAGACCACGTAACCCTGGAGACGAAAGGTAAGGACAAAAGCCTGATTATTCGCCCACTCCAGGAGAAGCTTTCCGGAGGAAATGAGTTCTTTGACCAGGTGGAAGACTTTTTGGATAACTATAAAGAAGCACTGGACAAGTTAGAGAAATGA
- the pgsC gene encoding poly-gamma-glutamate biosynthesis protein PgsC encodes MYGGELMVALAAGITLSIIFADYFGIIPAGIIVPPYLALVFDRPMALAGILLVALLAYFLVNFLGRFMILYGRRKFGAMVLTALLLKLLLYFLFPLFSLDVLSLQGMGVVIPGLIANSIDRQGFAPTLLSMFFLGGATYLILLLYLFLL; translated from the coding sequence ATGTACGGTGGTGAATTGATGGTAGCTTTAGCAGCAGGTATTACATTGAGCATAATCTTTGCAGATTATTTTGGCATCATCCCAGCTGGAATCATAGTGCCCCCTTACCTGGCCTTAGTTTTCGACCGTCCTATGGCTTTGGCAGGCATTCTGTTGGTAGCCCTGCTGGCCTACTTTCTGGTCAACTTTCTAGGCCGCTTCATGATCCTCTATGGAAGACGAAAGTTCGGAGCTATGGTTTTAACGGCCCTGCTTTTAAAGCTCCTCCTCTATTTCCTTTTCCCACTTTTTTCTTTGGATGTCCTATCCCTACAGGGGATGGGCGTGGTCATTCCTGGTTTAATAGCTAACAGCATCGACAGGCAGGGTTTTGCCCCCACCTTGTTGAGCATGTTTTTTTTAGGGGGAGCCACCTACCTGATTCTCCTATTATATTTGTTCCTTCTTTAG
- the csrA gene encoding carbon storage regulator CsrA, with protein sequence MLILSRRVGESLAIGEKIKVRILEVKGDVVKVGIEAPREIPVHRQEIYEAIEKENLAAAQVKKDVFSSLHEQFSLSPQEDES encoded by the coding sequence ATGCTGATACTTTCCCGTCGAGTAGGAGAAAGTTTAGCCATTGGAGAAAAAATAAAGGTGAGAATACTGGAGGTTAAAGGGGATGTTGTAAAAGTTGGCATAGAAGCCCCCCGGGAAATCCCGGTACACCGTCAGGAAATCTATGAGGCCATTGAAAAGGAAAACCTGGCGGCGGCCCAGGTGAAAAAAGACGTATTCTCTTCTTTACATGAACAGTTTTCATTGTCCCCGCAGGAGGATGAAAGCTAA
- the pgsB gene encoding poly-gamma-glutamate synthase PgsB yields the protein MWLHLLPGTAILGLGAALAVKEKQVINKQLAGIKHRIIVNGTRGKSTVTRLLTSTLLEQGLVTMGKTTGSEARILSCRQQENGSLCLVEEEQKRPPEGANIKEIRSFLRKANRNKTEAIVVECMAIEPQYQRVLSNDFLKVNTAIIVNVLEDHLETLGPTLQEAAEDFACCIPQNGLLVTSPGKHLPYFKETADQKGTKTIIADVKCLPSGYWEEFPYPVFPETLAISLAAALALGVDRDKAFQGMLKAGPDPGNLLLEEIKDVKNQNNGSKGLLVKAFAANDPSSALNIWEHFQEKGLLDEDTVILMNCRRDRVERSENFALHVLPKMKGKSLLVMGELTKPVVSRYKNLPFEEILDLEGLKAKDIAAMIRNKYSGNVFFGTGNYCGVARELCRELMRGEGICTVVN from the coding sequence ATGTGGCTCCATCTTCTTCCGGGCACTGCCATATTAGGGTTGGGGGCAGCCCTGGCCGTAAAAGAAAAACAAGTTATTAATAAACAGCTGGCAGGAATCAAACACCGAATTATAGTTAATGGTACCCGAGGCAAGTCCACTGTTACCCGCCTGTTAACGTCAACACTGCTGGAACAGGGCCTTGTCACCATGGGTAAAACTACCGGCAGTGAGGCCCGCATTCTCAGCTGCCGGCAGCAGGAGAACGGCAGCTTATGCCTGGTGGAAGAGGAACAAAAACGCCCCCCCGAAGGAGCTAATATAAAAGAGATACGTTCTTTTCTCAGAAAAGCAAACCGAAATAAGACAGAAGCCATTGTGGTAGAATGCATGGCCATTGAGCCCCAGTATCAAAGGGTTCTTTCCAATGATTTTTTAAAAGTAAATACAGCCATTATTGTCAATGTGCTGGAGGACCATCTGGAGACTCTGGGACCCACCTTACAGGAGGCGGCAGAGGATTTTGCCTGCTGCATTCCCCAAAATGGGCTCTTGGTTACTTCTCCTGGAAAACATCTTCCCTATTTTAAAGAAACAGCAGATCAAAAGGGAACGAAAACGATTATTGCCGATGTAAAATGCTTACCCTCCGGATACTGGGAAGAATTCCCCTACCCGGTTTTTCCAGAAACTCTGGCTATAAGCCTGGCAGCAGCTTTGGCCCTGGGAGTTGACAGGGATAAAGCCTTCCAAGGAATGTTAAAAGCCGGGCCGGATCCCGGGAACCTGCTTCTGGAGGAAATTAAAGATGTGAAAAACCAAAATAATGGTTCAAAGGGCCTTTTAGTAAAAGCTTTCGCTGCAAATGACCCTTCCTCTGCCCTAAACATATGGGAGCATTTTCAGGAAAAAGGTTTATTGGATGAAGATACTGTGATTTTAATGAACTGCCGTCGGGATCGAGTGGAAAGAAGTGAAAATTTTGCCTTACATGTTCTGCCAAAAATGAAGGGAAAAAGCCTGCTGGTGATGGGGGAGTTAACCAAACCGGTTGTTTCACGGTATAAAAACCTGCCTTTTGAAGAAATTTTAGATTTAGAAGGGCTTAAGGCTAAAGATATTGCTGCAATGATTCGAAATAAATACAGCGGGAATGTTTTCTTTGGTACAGGCAACTACTGCGGTGTAGCCAGGGAACTCTGCCGGGAACTCATGAGAGGAGAGGGAATATGTACGGTGGTGAATTGA
- a CDS encoding CapA family protein has product MKATKKKALAFMKASKKKGALIPLLSTAFLLLYLIYQVSGNSILPVFKEENLDNLVYLETLPGLENSLVISIGGNVNPLPVSRLPDNVEPPFFCPTVSETLSFSDLNIANLMAPIVEDDYEALDKANAWGDTPETAPLLKKAGIDLIQVSGHHILDYGAPGLINTLTMLKSQDITALGAGLNSEEAFTPYYYTKEGLTVGILAFNASPPLGWTAGTNRLGVTGGEEEMIKTILKEMEQKSQLSLVLVSFKDSHSSKASAEQKEFARQLVNMGTHIVVGTGANIVQETELYQGGIIFYNLGNFTAPPSMYSYQREGVLITLILTPQGENLIFALPLQVDRPVNSSCPIELRKKILDFKIFSRIKGETPWEQHQGYLKLLPGNL; this is encoded by the coding sequence ATGAAGGCAACTAAGAAAAAAGCATTAGCCTTTATGAAGGCCAGCAAAAAGAAAGGGGCTCTGATTCCTCTTTTATCCACAGCCTTCCTTCTTTTATACTTGATATATCAGGTCTCTGGAAACTCTATATTACCTGTTTTTAAGGAGGAAAACCTGGACAATTTAGTTTACCTTGAAACCCTGCCAGGCCTAGAAAATAGCTTGGTCATATCCATAGGGGGCAATGTTAATCCCCTGCCTGTTTCCAGGCTTCCTGACAATGTGGAGCCGCCTTTTTTTTGTCCCACTGTTTCTGAAACATTATCTTTTTCAGATTTAAATATAGCCAACTTGATGGCCCCTATTGTTGAAGATGATTATGAGGCCCTGGATAAAGCCAATGCCTGGGGAGATACACCAGAAACCGCACCCCTGCTTAAAAAAGCAGGTATTGATTTGATTCAGGTTTCCGGCCACCATATTTTAGACTACGGAGCCCCGGGGCTGATTAATACTCTGACTATGCTAAAAAGCCAAGATATAACTGCTCTGGGTGCAGGTCTAAATTCTGAAGAGGCTTTTACTCCCTATTACTATACAAAAGAAGGGTTAACTGTGGGAATATTGGCCTTTAATGCCTCCCCTCCCCTGGGCTGGACAGCTGGTACAAACCGCCTGGGAGTGACTGGAGGGGAGGAGGAAATGATTAAAACAATCTTAAAAGAAATGGAACAGAAAAGTCAACTGTCCCTGGTTTTAGTGTCTTTTAAAGACAGCCACTCCTCTAAAGCATCGGCAGAACAAAAAGAGTTTGCCCGGCAGTTGGTAAATATGGGGACACATATAGTTGTAGGGACAGGAGCTAATATAGTTCAGGAGACAGAGCTTTACCAGGGAGGCATTATTTTTTATAATTTAGGAAACTTCACTGCTCCTCCCTCCATGTACAGCTATCAAAGAGAGGGAGTTCTCATAACCCTCATCTTAACACCCCAGGGTGAAAACCTGATCTTTGCTTTACCCCTGCAGGTAGACCGGCCTGTTAACTCAAGTTGTCCTATTGAGCTTAGAAAAAAAATTCTTGATTTTAAAATCTTTAGTAGAATTAAAGGGGAAACTCCCTGGGAACAGCATCAAGGCTACCTAAAACTCCTACCAGGGAACTTATAG
- the fliW gene encoding flagellar assembly protein FliW, whose translation MANEISVKMVQGLLGFEEITDYTLKPVPNNSYFFWLEAEDGPGFLVTKPGFFFPQYKIELEKECIDELHPNVGPIEVYNIITVPERTADMTANLLAPVFINEKEGLARQVVLHDTHYTTRHYLFSPERRRSCG comes from the coding sequence ATGGCTAACGAAATATCTGTAAAAATGGTCCAGGGTTTGTTGGGTTTTGAGGAGATTACTGACTATACGTTAAAACCTGTACCTAACAATTCATATTTTTTCTGGTTAGAAGCAGAAGATGGTCCCGGGTTTCTGGTTACGAAGCCGGGGTTTTTTTTCCCCCAGTATAAAATTGAATTGGAAAAAGAATGTATAGATGAGTTACATCCAAATGTTGGGCCAATAGAAGTTTACAATATTATTACCGTACCTGAGAGAACTGCTGATATGACAGCTAACCTGTTAGCTCCTGTGTTTATTAATGAGAAAGAGGGCCTGGCCCGGCAGGTGGTTCTTCATGATACGCATTATACCACCCGCCACTATTTGTTCTCTCCTGAAAGGCGGCGCAGCTGTGGATAA
- the flgL gene encoding flagellar hook-associated protein FlgL produces MRVTHQLVKNTVISNIQRNLSHMERYQNMLSSGKVLRRPSDDPIKVARVMSYRTTLSQNEQYQKNINAARSWMETGDYALEGVTEILHRAKELAITGANGSMPQSARDALAMEVVELANVLVQFGNSSYEGRYIFGGYKTTEVPFVREAGEAVEYKGNKADINWEVAPGVNIKGNIHGHELFFLEDGTETQSIFDIMDKLEQALKSSDNEAIDKAILDLSNATDHVLDKRASLGATVNGLELTLENYMSQKINFTELCSGLEDIDFAETIMNFTVMENIYRAAIASGAQIIQPSLLDFLR; encoded by the coding sequence ATGCGGGTCACTCATCAACTGGTAAAAAATACGGTTATTAGTAATATTCAAAGGAATCTTTCACATATGGAGAGGTATCAAAATATGCTTTCTTCCGGCAAGGTTCTACGCAGGCCTTCTGATGACCCCATAAAGGTAGCCAGGGTCATGAGTTATAGAACAACCTTGTCTCAGAATGAGCAGTATCAAAAAAATATAAATGCTGCCAGATCATGGATGGAAACAGGAGATTATGCCCTGGAGGGAGTAACGGAGATTTTACATCGGGCAAAGGAGCTGGCCATAACCGGTGCAAATGGTTCCATGCCTCAGAGTGCCAGGGACGCTTTAGCTATGGAAGTAGTAGAGTTAGCAAATGTCCTGGTACAGTTTGGCAACAGCAGTTATGAAGGCCGCTACATATTTGGCGGTTACAAGACTACAGAAGTCCCCTTTGTCAGGGAGGCTGGGGAAGCTGTAGAATATAAAGGAAATAAAGCAGATATTAACTGGGAAGTAGCTCCCGGGGTAAATATTAAGGGAAACATCCATGGTCATGAACTCTTTTTCCTGGAAGATGGCACTGAAACCCAAAGTATCTTTGATATAATGGATAAATTGGAACAAGCTCTTAAGAGCAGCGATAATGAGGCCATAGACAAGGCCATTCTTGATCTTTCCAATGCTACAGACCATGTTTTAGATAAGCGGGCCAGCTTAGGGGCCACCGTCAATGGTTTAGAGCTGACTTTGGAGAACTATATGTCACAAAAAATAAACTTTACTGAACTGTGTTCCGGCTTAGAGGACATTGATTTCGCTGAGACCATAATGAACTTTACGGTTATGGAAAACATATATCGAGCCGCCATCGCCAGCGGAGCACAAATTATTCAACCCAGCTTGTTAGACTTTCTAAGATAA
- a CDS encoding type II toxin-antitoxin system death-on-curing family toxin, with protein sequence MKELTEKEILYIHYTLAKRKGEAAGVRDTSLLKAAVLRPNSKFQGEELYPDVYAKAAALTQFILKSRPFNSLNTSAGIVIGALYLKKNNISLKAPEEELLRLGERAMDANLEVKELITWFRHYSEER encoded by the coding sequence ATGAAAGAGCTAACGGAAAAAGAAATTCTTTATATTCACTATACCCTGGCTAAACGAAAAGGGGAGGCAGCAGGGGTCCGGGATACCAGCCTTTTAAAAGCAGCGGTCCTTAGGCCCAATTCTAAATTTCAAGGGGAAGAGTTATATCCGGATGTTTATGCAAAAGCAGCCGCCCTTACCCAGTTCATCTTAAAAAGCCGACCATTTAACTCCTTAAACACTTCTGCCGGTATAGTTATTGGCGCCCTTTACCTAAAAAAGAACAACATATCTCTAAAAGCCCCCGAAGAAGAATTGCTGAGGTTAGGGGAAAGGGCCATGGATGCAAACCTGGAGGTTAAAGAACTTATAACATGGTTTCGTCATTATTCTGAAGAAAGGTAA
- a CDS encoding type II toxin-antitoxin system RelE/ParE family toxin has translation MPQRNRIKYTPAAIDDMDEIFSYISQDNVVSTETLLGKINGGITRLVDFPIWVRYCQKMNILLLIVGTALSFKREDPFL, from the coding sequence ATGCCGCAAAGGAATAGGATAAAATATACTCCGGCAGCAATTGATGATATGGATGAGATTTTCTCGTATATATCCCAGGATAATGTTGTAAGCACTGAAACTTTGCTTGGAAAAATAAACGGTGGAATTACTAGACTTGTAGATTTTCCAATATGGGTTCGATACTGTCAGAAGATGAATATACTCTTGTTAATCGTGGGTACCGCTTTATCATTTAAGCGAGAAGACCCCTTCCTCTAA
- a CDS encoding flagellar protein FlaG, whose protein sequence is MIKIPDDNTNTNTYIKKHHDLLKGEVRKVAPKLTNNVDDVNFKEHKKNHRVSFKHNKELGRNVAHIVDNLSGETVKKVPSDAEVDRIIRTERLKGIYLNKKA, encoded by the coding sequence ATGATAAAAATACCTGATGATAATACCAATACTAACACCTACATAAAAAAACACCATGATTTACTTAAAGGAGAAGTACGTAAAGTGGCACCAAAGCTAACCAATAACGTTGATGACGTTAATTTTAAAGAGCATAAAAAAAACCATCGGGTCAGCTTCAAGCATAATAAGGAGCTGGGAAGAAATGTTGCCCATATTGTGGATAATTTATCAGGGGAGACAGTAAAGAAAGTTCCTTCTGATGCAGAGGTTGATAGAATCATCCGCACTGAAAGGCTAAAGGGAATATACTTGAACAAAAAAGCATAA
- the flgN gene encoding flagellar export chaperone FlgN, with the protein MDTGALLVLLKEEKEKLIQFIDITRREGEAIAGHNLTALQQFLGEKARVKKELKALEEERLAITGEMKLVELMELFPEGRREELAVLGKEMKEKAWELQQLSEMNILLLKSGLAYINKMQESLSPERKAKQYGKDARFNRKQQGTNFLVSSYA; encoded by the coding sequence ATGGATACAGGGGCATTGTTAGTTTTACTGAAGGAAGAAAAAGAGAAGCTTATTCAGTTCATAGATATAACCAGACGGGAAGGGGAGGCCATCGCAGGCCATAACTTGACTGCTTTACAACAATTCCTGGGGGAGAAGGCCAGGGTTAAAAAGGAACTGAAGGCTTTAGAAGAAGAACGCCTGGCCATAACCGGTGAAATGAAACTAGTGGAATTGATGGAGCTTTTTCCAGAAGGAAGAAGAGAAGAATTGGCAGTTCTGGGGAAGGAAATGAAGGAGAAGGCCTGGGAACTGCAGCAGTTAAGCGAAATGAATATCCTTCTTTTAAAAAGTGGATTGGCCTATATCAATAAGATGCAGGAAAGCTTAAGCCCTGAAAGAAAGGCTAAACAATACGGGAAGGACGCCCGTTTTAATAGGAAACAGCAGGGAACCAATTTCCTTGTAAGCAGTTATGCGTAA
- a CDS encoding late competence development ComFB family protein, whose amino-acid sequence MELKNLMEEVAPEVLEDLWKKENMCRCEKCRLDILAMALNNLSPRYVVTDRGKTFSRTDFLELQNRVDVITAISNALRIVKNNPHHE is encoded by the coding sequence ATGGAGCTTAAAAATTTAATGGAAGAGGTGGCTCCAGAGGTTTTAGAAGACCTCTGGAAAAAAGAAAATATGTGCCGCTGTGAAAAATGCAGGCTGGACATTTTGGCTATGGCCTTAAATAATCTCTCCCCTCGGTATGTGGTGACAGATAGAGGTAAAACCTTTTCCCGGACTGATTTTCTTGAATTACAAAATCGGGTGGATGTTATCACGGCTATTTCCAATGCCCTGAGGATAGTTAAAAATAATCCTCACCATGAATAA